In Candidatus Promineifilum breve, one genomic interval encodes:
- a CDS encoding PBP1A family penicillin-binding protein, giving the protein MQDETDRQPDETPTGGERRSSPLQPYPKPDNPPEEPETISLLDLMAQESEEQGQITIELPPEALTVELPPLVPSNPPAVVPPPPAADDDDDQDTPTSTIPPLGQPPAGQSGGSGRTERPLTRQEFEPEPRPTVEDTEATTVQPRTAFPGATQIRRPQTTDHRPQATDQRPPTTDHRPADSEQTTQVRPRPAAGGRPTSPPPTATSRPSSPPPTTAGRPPSPPPPRSPSAAGRPPSAPPPPIQSHVEQPMTAGRIGRGLLVTLLVLFVGGLLLASTAAIGYSLVAGDLPRPSELRDRASSFETARIYDRNGQLLYAPVDPNTGNRTYVPLARISPYLVQATIATEDKRFYDNPGFDIIGLGRAVIMAAREQEAVAGTSTITQQLVRATLLDEDERTERSYRRKVREIILAAEISRTYSKEEILELYLNEIYYGNLAYGIEAAANTYFNKSAADLTLAEASLLAGLPQAPALWDPYTAPDKALGRQREVLSLMVANDLITLDDAQAALDEMAGRVYTLQRPEVTIRHPHFTFTVLQQAEELLGAQSLYRGGLSIRTTLDPDAQRLAEEAVAANREAINVGGANNAALVALQPQTGEILAMVGSADFNDEAISGQVNMALAPRQAGSTIKPLVYLAAFERGWTPATLLWDVQTEFPDGANPVYVPKNFDDEFHGPLRIRPALANSYNIPAVKTLEFVGVCEFIANVQKVGLTNLQDPGCAEAGTPRNYGLSLALGAGEVPPLQLAGAFGALANGGRYTAPYAISRIEDRQGNVLYEAPAPGAAATQAMREEHAYLLTNILSDNNARLAEFGQNNTLIIPGYQVAAKTGTSGSTADDVRDGWTIGYAPQVLTAVWVGNTDNRPIGSGQSGYRLASPIWNRFMSSYLNGREALAFVRPPAVIDREICADTGIAVGPDSTCGPRVTEVFAGDQPPQDASQGVTRVAIDLWTGLQANTSCNDAVYEATFGGGVPVNGRPDVLERERVLATNWMQQTPAGQSWAAAQGFSSAAATPPTQACDANTPRPRAEIVRPRNEADAPDRAAIEIWGTAMGPNYQGYQVEYGLGENPGGWGMIQERRPEAVQDGRLAVWDASQIAYSGPVTIRVIVFGPDNPFTPENDPVLKEGRTVFNLQAPTPTPTATATQTPTATATGTATPTITATPTATTTGTATTTPTATPTASATTPVEPPTAEPPTETPTSTTEAPTALPNAVTPYP; this is encoded by the coding sequence ATGCAAGACGAAACAGATCGCCAACCAGACGAAACACCCACCGGCGGAGAGCGCCGCTCCTCGCCGCTGCAACCCTACCCCAAACCGGACAACCCGCCCGAGGAGCCGGAGACGATTTCGCTTCTCGATTTGATGGCCCAGGAGTCGGAGGAGCAGGGGCAGATCACCATTGAGCTGCCGCCCGAAGCCCTGACGGTCGAATTGCCGCCGCTGGTGCCCTCGAACCCGCCGGCCGTCGTCCCCCCGCCGCCTGCGGCCGATGACGACGATGACCAGGACACCCCTACCTCCACCATTCCGCCGTTGGGCCAACCGCCGGCCGGGCAATCCGGGGGTTCCGGCCGCACCGAGCGCCCATTGACCCGCCAGGAGTTCGAGCCGGAACCCAGGCCCACCGTGGAAGACACCGAGGCCACGACCGTGCAGCCGCGCACGGCCTTTCCGGGGGCGACGCAGATAAGGCGACCGCAGACCACGGACCACAGACCACAAGCCACCGACCAGCGACCGCCGACCACCGACCACCGACCGGCGGATAGCGAGCAGACCACCCAGGTGCGACCCCGTCCGGCAGCCGGTGGCCGCCCAACATCGCCGCCGCCGACCGCGACCAGCCGCCCATCGTCGCCGCCGCCCACCACGGCCGGCCGCCCGCCATCGCCGCCACCGCCGCGTTCGCCGTCGGCCGCGGGACGTCCGCCGTCAGCCCCACCCCCACCCATCCAGAGCCACGTCGAGCAGCCCATGACCGCCGGGCGCATCGGGCGCGGGCTGCTGGTGACGTTGCTGGTGCTGTTTGTCGGCGGGTTGCTGCTGGCTTCGACGGCGGCCATCGGCTATAGCCTGGTGGCCGGCGATCTGCCGCGGCCGTCGGAATTGCGCGACCGGGCCAGCAGTTTCGAGACGGCCCGCATCTACGACCGCAACGGCCAGTTGCTCTACGCCCCGGTCGATCCGAATACGGGCAACCGCACCTACGTGCCGTTGGCCCGCATCTCGCCCTATCTGGTTCAGGCGACCATCGCTACCGAAGACAAGCGCTTCTACGACAACCCCGGCTTCGACATCATCGGCCTGGGTCGGGCGGTCATCATGGCCGCCCGCGAGCAGGAAGCCGTGGCCGGGACGAGCACCATCACCCAACAATTGGTGAGGGCCACGCTGCTGGACGAGGACGAACGCACCGAGCGCAGCTATCGCCGCAAGGTGCGCGAGATCATCCTGGCCGCCGAAATCTCCCGAACCTATAGCAAGGAAGAGATTCTCGAGCTGTATCTGAACGAGATCTACTACGGCAATCTGGCCTACGGCATCGAGGCCGCGGCCAACACCTACTTCAACAAATCGGCCGCCGACCTGACGCTGGCCGAGGCCTCGCTGCTGGCCGGGCTGCCCCAGGCCCCGGCCCTGTGGGATCCTTACACCGCGCCTGACAAGGCCCTCGGCCGCCAGCGCGAAGTGCTCAGCCTGATGGTCGCCAACGACCTGATCACCCTCGACGACGCCCAGGCGGCGCTGGACGAAATGGCCGGGCGCGTCTACACCTTGCAGCGGCCGGAAGTGACCATCCGCCACCCGCACTTCACCTTCACCGTGTTGCAACAGGCCGAAGAGCTGCTCGGCGCGCAGTCGCTCTATCGCGGCGGCCTCAGCATCCGCACGACGCTCGACCCCGACGCGCAACGGCTGGCCGAGGAAGCCGTGGCCGCCAACCGCGAGGCCATCAACGTCGGCGGGGCCAACAACGCCGCGCTGGTCGCCCTCCAGCCACAGACGGGCGAGATATTGGCCATGGTCGGCAGCGCCGATTTCAACGACGAGGCCATCAGCGGCCAGGTCAACATGGCCCTGGCCCCGCGTCAGGCCGGTTCGACCATCAAGCCGCTGGTCTATCTGGCCGCCTTCGAGCGCGGTTGGACGCCGGCCACGCTGCTGTGGGACGTGCAAACGGAGTTCCCCGACGGCGCGAACCCCGTCTACGTGCCCAAGAACTTCGACGACGAGTTCCACGGCCCGCTGCGCATCCGCCCGGCGCTGGCGAACTCCTACAACATCCCGGCGGTCAAGACGCTGGAGTTCGTCGGCGTGTGCGAATTCATCGCCAATGTGCAAAAGGTGGGGCTGACCAATCTGCAAGACCCCGGTTGCGCCGAGGCCGGCACGCCGCGCAACTATGGGCTATCGCTGGCCCTGGGTGCGGGCGAAGTGCCGCCGCTGCAACTGGCCGGGGCGTTCGGCGCGCTGGCCAACGGCGGCCGCTACACCGCGCCCTACGCCATCAGCCGCATCGAAGACCGGCAAGGCAACGTGCTCTACGAGGCCCCGGCCCCCGGCGCGGCGGCCACGCAAGCCATGCGCGAGGAGCACGCCTATCTGCTGACCAACATCCTGAGCGACAACAACGCCCGCCTGGCCGAGTTCGGCCAGAACAACACCCTGATCATCCCCGGCTATCAGGTGGCGGCCAAGACGGGCACCAGCGGCTCGACGGCCGATGACGTGCGCGACGGCTGGACCATCGGTTACGCGCCGCAGGTGCTGACCGCGGTCTGGGTCGGCAACACCGACAACCGGCCCATCGGCTCCGGCCAATCGGGCTACCGGCTGGCCTCGCCCATCTGGAACCGCTTCATGTCGTCCTACCTGAACGGCCGCGAGGCGCTGGCCTTCGTCCGGCCGCCGGCGGTCATCGACCGCGAGATCTGTGCCGACACGGGTATCGCCGTCGGCCCCGATTCGACCTGCGGCCCGCGCGTGACCGAGGTGTTCGCCGGCGACCAGCCGCCGCAAGATGCCTCGCAGGGCGTGACCCGCGTGGCTATCGATCTATGGACGGGCTTGCAGGCCAACACGTCCTGCAACGATGCCGTCTACGAGGCAACGTTCGGCGGCGGCGTGCCAGTGAACGGCCGGCCCGACGTGCTGGAGCGGGAGCGCGTGCTGGCGACGAACTGGATGCAGCAGACGCCGGCCGGGCAAAGCTGGGCTGCCGCCCAGGGCTTTAGCTCGGCCGCCGCGACGCCGCCCACCCAGGCCTGCGACGCCAACACCCCCCGGCCGCGGGCCGAGATCGTCCGCCCGCGCAACGAGGCCGACGCCCCCGACCGCGCGGCCATCGAAATCTGGGGCACGGCCATGGGGCCGAACTACCAGGGGTATCAGGTGGAGTATGGTCTGGGCGAGAACCCCGGCGGCTGGGGTATGATCCAGGAGCGGCGGCCGGAGGCGGTGCAGGACGGCCGTCTGGCGGTGTGGGATGCCTCGCAGATCGCCTATAGCGGCCCGGTGACCATCCGCGTCATCGTCTTCGGCCCCGACAATCCGTTCACGCCGGAGAATGACCCGGTGCTGAAGGAAGGGCGGACGGTGTTTAACCTGCAAGCGCCGACGCCCACGCCGACGGCCACCGCCACGCAAACGCCGACGGCCACGGCCACCGGCACGGCTACGCCGACGATTACGGCCACGCCCACGGCTACAACCACGGGCACAGCCACGACGACTCCCACGGCCACACCGACCGCCAGCGCTACAACGCCGGTGGAACCGCCCACGGCCGAGCCGCCGACGGAGACGCCGACGAGCACGACCGAGGCCCCGACGGCGCTGCCGAACGCGGTGACGCCGTATCCTTAA
- a CDS encoding protein tyrosine phosphatase family protein: MSTDEIFNYVKVSDRLSTAGQPTAEQLHDLAADGFTAVINLATYNPGHSLADEGRLVGALGMAYVHIPVEWGNPTDADYDAFEQAMSQLAGEKLLIHCAANFRATAFYGLYAHEHRGWSAEQAAAFRTPIWAGSDYPIWEAFIAQRMERG, from the coding sequence ATGAGCACCGACGAGATTTTCAATTACGTCAAAGTGAGTGACCGGTTGAGCACCGCCGGCCAGCCGACCGCGGAGCAGTTGCACGACTTGGCCGCCGATGGCTTCACGGCCGTGATCAATCTGGCGACCTACAACCCCGGACACAGTCTGGCGGATGAGGGGCGTCTTGTGGGCGCGTTGGGCATGGCCTACGTCCACATCCCGGTCGAGTGGGGCAACCCCACCGATGCCGACTACGACGCCTTCGAGCAAGCCATGAGCCAACTGGCGGGCGAGAAGCTGCTCATCCACTGCGCGGCCAACTTCCGCGCCACGGCTTTCTACGGGCTCTATGCCCATGAGCACCGGGGCTGGTCGGCCGAGCAGGCCGCGGCCTTCCGGACGCCCATCTGGGCCGGCAGCGATTACCCCATCTGGGAAGCGTTCATTGCGCAAAGAATGGAACGCGGATGA
- a CDS encoding aspartate/glutamate racemase family protein encodes MTPLISDSTDYSERGTRNAARGTPLIGIIGGVGPFAGLDLQRKILEQTVAAADQEHLPVISVSWPGPIADRTEYLLGRVPENPAYAILEQLRLLAAAGATVAGIPCNTAHAPAIFDVIRAGVAAEDGVAAEDAGAAEDGRAAEDGRAAEDGKAGFERPLRLLHMIEETTAHLAASLPALKTIGVLSTTGTWRARLYPAALEPHGYQVIVPDEALQTETIHPAIYDPGYGIKATGRVTAQARANLEQGLATLRQRGAGAVILGCTEMPLAFAEREFDGLPLIDPTLILARALIREVDPARLKEWG; translated from the coding sequence ATGACACCTCTAATCTCTGATTCGACCGACTATTCTGAACGCGGAACACGGAACGCGGCGCGCGGAACGCCACTCATCGGCATCATCGGCGGCGTCGGGCCGTTCGCCGGGCTGGATTTGCAGCGCAAGATTCTGGAGCAGACCGTGGCCGCGGCCGATCAGGAGCACCTGCCGGTCATCAGCGTCTCCTGGCCCGGCCCCATTGCCGACCGGACGGAGTACCTGCTCGGCCGCGTGCCCGAGAACCCGGCCTACGCAATTCTGGAGCAACTGCGCTTGCTGGCCGCGGCCGGGGCCACGGTGGCCGGCATCCCCTGCAACACCGCCCACGCGCCGGCCATCTTCGACGTCATCCGTGCCGGCGTGGCCGCCGAGGACGGCGTGGCCGCCGAGGACGCCGGGGCCGCCGAGGACGGCAGGGCCGCCGAGGACGGCAGGGCCGCCGAGGACGGCAAGGCCGGGTTCGAGCGGCCGCTGCGCCTGTTACACATGATTGAGGAAACGACAGCGCATCTGGCGGCTTCGTTGCCGGCACTCAAGACCATTGGCGTACTCTCCACGACCGGGACATGGCGGGCGCGGCTGTACCCGGCGGCGCTGGAGCCACACGGTTATCAGGTCATTGTCCCGGATGAGGCGCTGCAAACCGAGACGATCCATCCAGCCATCTATGATCCCGGCTACGGCATCAAGGCCACCGGGCGGGTGACGGCTCAGGCGCGGGCCAATCTGGAGCAGGGGTTGGCTACGCTGCGGCAGCGTGGGGCGGGAGCGGTCATCCTGGGTTGCACGGAGATGCCCTTGGCCTTTGCGGAGCGGGAATTTGACGGGTTGCCGCTGATTGACCCGACGCTCATCCTGGCGCGGGCACTGATTCGCGAGGTCGATCCGGCGCGGCTGAAGGAATGGGGGTGA
- a CDS encoding MaoC/PaaZ C-terminal domain-containing protein yields MTELVYQPKGLYFEDFTIDVRLRTAGRTITEADIVAFAGLSGDYNQIHTNAVYAANDTFGQRVAHGLLVQSIATGLAVQSGVIEGTVLAFRELECKFSLPVYIGDTVHVEIEIVETKAFPRLRGGNVTMKYAVVNQAGAAVQRGNWVMLVKSRG; encoded by the coding sequence ATGACTGAGCTTGTCTACCAGCCCAAGGGCCTGTATTTTGAGGACTTCACCATCGACGTGCGGTTGCGCACCGCTGGGCGGACGATCACCGAGGCCGACATCGTGGCCTTCGCCGGGCTGTCGGGCGATTACAACCAGATTCACACCAACGCCGTCTATGCCGCCAACGATACCTTCGGCCAGCGCGTGGCCCACGGCCTGCTCGTCCAGTCCATCGCCACCGGGCTGGCCGTGCAGTCGGGGGTTATCGAGGGCACGGTGCTGGCCTTTCGCGAACTGGAGTGCAAGTTCAGCCTGCCCGTCTACATCGGCGACACCGTCCACGTCGAAATCGAGATCGTCGAGACCAAGGCCTTCCCCCGGCTGCGCGGCGGCAACGTGACGATGAAGTACGCCGTGGTCAATCAGGCCGGCGCGGCCGTCCAGCGCGGCAACTGGGTGATGCTGGTGAAGAGCAGAGGCTAA
- a CDS encoding DUF5678 domain-containing protein: protein MSTEVTLTLPDTVYRQVEATARRNQRTVIDVLTDTVTQAFDSIFDISPDREKMEEEQAAYERQREEIIAQYEGEYVAVHGGKMVDHDPDEIALLRRIDANYPKDVVHMRLVTRQPDRELRVTSAWFVK, encoded by the coding sequence ATGAGCACAGAAGTGACCCTTACCCTACCTGATACTGTTTACCGCCAGGTTGAGGCCACGGCGCGACGGAACCAGCGGACGGTGATCGATGTGTTAACCGACACCGTGACACAGGCCTTTGATTCTATTTTTGACATTAGCCCTGACCGCGAAAAAATGGAAGAAGAGCAGGCAGCCTATGAGCGGCAACGGGAAGAAATAATCGCCCAATACGAAGGGGAATACGTTGCGGTTCATGGTGGCAAAATGGTCGATCACGATCCCGATGAAATAGCCTTGCTCCGACGCATTGATGCCAACTATCCTAAAGATGTCGTCCACATGAGACTGGTTACACGTCAGCCCGATAGGGAACTCCGTGTGACCTCGGCCTGGTTTGTCAAGTAG
- a CDS encoding ArsR/SmtB family transcription factor has translation MARTPTTSDAFNAVAEPQRRRIIDLLAAGELPVNDIATALKMRQPQVSKHLHVLREVGLVRVRDEGRQRFYALNSEALRPIYEWVSPYEQAWRERFERLDELLEELLATLETA, from the coding sequence ATGGCACGCACGCCGACGACATCAGACGCATTCAACGCCGTGGCCGAGCCACAACGACGACGCATCATCGACCTGCTGGCCGCCGGCGAGTTGCCGGTCAACGACATCGCCACCGCTCTCAAGATGCGCCAGCCGCAGGTATCGAAGCACCTGCACGTGTTGCGCGAGGTTGGCCTGGTGCGCGTGCGCGATGAGGGTCGGCAGCGGTTTTACGCGCTGAACAGCGAGGCGTTGCGGCCGATCTACGAGTGGGTCAGCCCCTACGAGCAAGCCTGGCGCGAGCGCTTCGAGCGCCTGGATGAACTGCTTGAAGAGTTGCTGGCCACGCTAGAAACCGCCTAG
- the prfA gene encoding peptide chain release factor 1 → MSNLYDKLDKVVDRYNEIERQMAEPEVLADHVRLTELAQERMDLSELVETYHEYNRAREELAGARMMNDAEDDPELAFMAAEEIDRLSTELERLEGRLRSLLIPRDPRDDRNVFIEIRAGTGGDEAGIFAADLLRMYSRYAEARRWKTEIVDENDTGVGGYKEVILAVKGKGAYSRLKFESGVHRVQRVPQTESQGRIHTSAATVAVMPELDPVDITLDERDLQITAEFSSGPGGQHMQKNQTAARVIHKPSGLMVKIQSERSLSQNKQVAMGIIQARLEEMEQAKQSSAVAAERKAQVGSGDRSEKIRTYNYPQSRVTDHRVGFTSYNLPVVMDGDLDSFIDALILADESEKLSAATE, encoded by the coding sequence ATGAGTAACCTATACGACAAGCTGGATAAGGTCGTCGACCGCTACAACGAGATCGAGCGCCAGATGGCCGAGCCGGAAGTACTGGCCGACCACGTGCGCCTGACCGAACTGGCCCAGGAGCGCATGGACCTGAGCGAACTGGTCGAGACCTACCACGAATACAATCGCGCCCGCGAGGAGCTGGCCGGCGCGCGCATGATGAACGACGCCGAGGACGACCCGGAACTGGCCTTCATGGCCGCCGAGGAGATCGACCGGCTGTCGACCGAACTGGAGCGGCTGGAGGGCCGGCTGCGTTCGCTGCTCATCCCCCGCGACCCGCGCGACGACCGGAACGTGTTCATCGAAATCCGCGCCGGCACCGGCGGCGACGAGGCCGGCATCTTCGCCGCCGACCTGTTGCGCATGTACAGCCGCTACGCCGAGGCCCGCCGCTGGAAGACGGAGATCGTCGATGAGAACGACACCGGCGTGGGCGGCTACAAGGAGGTCATCCTGGCCGTCAAGGGCAAGGGGGCCTATTCGCGCCTGAAGTTCGAGAGCGGCGTCCACCGCGTGCAGCGCGTGCCGCAGACGGAATCGCAGGGGCGCATCCACACCAGCGCGGCCACCGTGGCCGTCATGCCCGAACTTGACCCGGTGGACATCACCCTCGACGAGCGCGACTTGCAGATCACGGCCGAGTTCTCTTCCGGCCCCGGCGGCCAGCATATGCAGAAGAACCAGACCGCCGCCCGCGTCATCCATAAGCCATCGGGGTTGATGGTCAAAATCCAATCCGAGCGCAGCCTGTCGCAGAACAAGCAGGTGGCGATGGGGATCATCCAGGCCCGGCTGGAGGAGATGGAGCAGGCCAAGCAAAGCTCGGCCGTGGCCGCCGAGCGCAAGGCCCAGGTGGGTAGCGGCGACCGCAGCGAGAAGATTCGCACCTACAACTATCCCCAATCGCGCGTCACCGACCACCGCGTCGGCTTCACCAGCTATAACCTGCCGGTGGTCATGGACGGCGACCTCGACTCGTTCATCGACGCGCTGATCCTGGCCGACGAGTCGGAGAAACTATCGGCAGCGACGGAGTGA
- a CDS encoding aspartyl protease family protein, with amino-acid sequence MPIYTQLYNNWDYDPAMPVAEITLHSPLRAELKVSMMALIDSGSDATMLPAAILKSIGARHYRGRQVRGITGQALTVDTYLISIGLGPYTIHGIEAVAMSQNKEAILGRDVLNQLELTLNGPAQETWIA; translated from the coding sequence ATGCCTATCTACACTCAACTATACAACAATTGGGATTATGATCCTGCCATGCCGGTGGCGGAAATTACTCTGCACTCCCCTTTGAGAGCCGAACTTAAGGTCAGCATGATGGCCCTTATTGATTCCGGATCAGATGCTACCATGCTTCCCGCAGCAATTCTTAAGTCTATCGGCGCGCGCCACTACCGAGGCAGACAGGTACGGGGCATAACCGGCCAGGCGTTGACGGTCGATACGTATCTGATCTCTATTGGCCTCGGCCCATATACGATTCATGGCATTGAAGCTGTTGCCATGTCTCAGAACAAAGAAGCCATCCTCGGCCGCGACGTACTCAACCAATTGGAACTGACCCTCAACGGCCCGGCCCAGGAAACCTGGATCGCCTGA
- a CDS encoding CBS domain-containing protein, with product MLVRELMTPNPVTVRPDTPVPDALRLMRERKVRRLPVVDSHGRLVGIVSDKDLLYASPSPATTLAVWEIPDILGKLKIEKVMTHDVVTVSEKTPLEEAARLMADKKIGGLPVMQGPDLVGIITETDLFKNLLELLGGRRSGVRLAVAVPAVKGELSKITTAIFEAGGNIVGIGMKGILGSHGDTAEIVLKVQDVDRDKLVEAVRPVVSDILDVREVDQAT from the coding sequence ATGCTCGTCCGTGAACTTATGACCCCCAACCCCGTCACCGTGCGGCCCGACACGCCCGTGCCCGACGCGCTGCGGCTGATGCGTGAGCGCAAGGTGCGCCGCCTGCCCGTCGTCGATAGCCACGGCCGCCTCGTCGGGATCGTCTCCGATAAGGATTTGCTCTACGCCTCGCCCTCCCCGGCCACCACCCTGGCCGTGTGGGAGATTCCCGACATATTGGGCAAGCTGAAGATCGAAAAGGTCATGACCCATGACGTGGTCACCGTATCCGAGAAGACGCCGCTGGAAGAAGCGGCGCGGCTCATGGCCGATAAGAAAATCGGCGGCCTGCCGGTGATGCAGGGGCCGGACCTGGTGGGCATCATCACCGAGACCGACCTGTTCAAGAATTTGCTGGAGCTGTTGGGCGGACGGCGGTCGGGTGTGCGTCTGGCCGTGGCCGTGCCCGCCGTCAAGGGCGAACTGTCCAAGATCACCACAGCCATCTTCGAAGCCGGGGGCAACATCGTCGGCATCGGCATGAAGGGCATCCTCGGCTCCCATGGCGACACGGCCGAAATCGTACTGAAGGTGCAGGACGTGGATCGCGACAAGCTGGTCGAGGCCGTGCGGCCGGTGGTCAGCGACATCCTTGACGTTCGCGAGGTCGACCAAGCGACGTGA
- a CDS encoding tyrosine-protein phosphatase yields the protein MISPADLIIPPPEDAWVERLPDGDWLIHLHQPAEQVAVYVSDTPDGLIADGRPLTVERITNYELRITNSGNAVVGGLSSAVVDYRPYFLLDLDGRRLVVAERTLPLAGGVNFRDLGGYRTADGRAVRWGRVYRAGSLAELTDDDVAYLGRLGLRLSCDLRSAEEVAHRPDRLPPGAAVLARPIAVEVGRLRQMFTLFRLRHRIQELLLNAYMIMLDQNGPIYAAIIHMAADPANLPLVVHCTAGKDRTGLAAALLLLALGVPEETVIADYTLSNHAFDVLAGRMRPEMSRLYALGFDEAQLRPFLLAEARTLQGALAYLRRRYGSVEGYLRAGGLDGVTLERLRQALLSG from the coding sequence ATGATTTCTCCCGCCGATCTCATCATCCCGCCGCCCGAAGACGCCTGGGTCGAACGCCTGCCCGACGGCGACTGGCTCATCCACCTGCACCAGCCGGCGGAGCAGGTGGCAGTCTATGTGAGCGATACTCCCGATGGGCTGATTGCCGACGGCCGACCGCTGACCGTCGAACGAATTACGAATTATGAATTACGAATTACGAATTCAGGAAACGCGGTGGTCGGCGGTCTGTCGTCCGCGGTCGTCGATTATCGCCCCTACTTTCTGCTCGACCTCGACGGCCGCCGTCTGGTCGTCGCCGAGCGGACGCTGCCGCTGGCCGGCGGCGTCAACTTCCGCGACCTGGGCGGCTACCGGACGGCCGACGGCCGGGCCGTGCGCTGGGGCCGGGTCTACCGCGCCGGGTCGCTGGCCGAGCTGACCGACGACGACGTGGCCTATCTGGGCCGGCTGGGGTTGCGGCTGTCGTGCGATTTGCGCTCGGCCGAGGAAGTGGCGCACCGGCCCGACCGTCTGCCGCCGGGCGCGGCCGTCCTGGCCCGGCCCATCGCTGTCGAGGTCGGCCGCCTGCGGCAGATGTTCACCCTCTTCCGCCTGCGCCACCGCATCCAGGAATTGCTGCTGAACGCCTATATGATCATGCTGGATCAGAACGGCCCGATTTACGCCGCGATCATCCATATGGCGGCCGATCCGGCCAACCTGCCGCTCGTTGTCCACTGTACGGCGGGCAAGGATCGCACCGGGCTGGCCGCGGCGCTGCTCTTGCTGGCCCTGGGTGTGCCGGAAGAGACGGTCATTGCCGACTACACACTGAGCAACCACGCCTTTGACGTGCTGGCCGGGCGGATGCGGCCGGAGATGTCCCGGCTCTACGCGCTCGGCTTCGATGAGGCGCAGTTGCGGCCGTTCCTGCTGGCTGAGGCGCGCACGTTGCAGGGCGCGCTGGCCTATCTGCGCCGCCGTTATGGATCGGTGGAAGGCTACTTGCGGGCGGGTGGTCTTGATGGTGTGACACTGGAACGGTTGCGGCAGGCGTTGTTGAGTGGCTGA